In Salvelinus fontinalis isolate EN_2023a chromosome 25, ASM2944872v1, whole genome shotgun sequence, one genomic interval encodes:
- the LOC129823383 gene encoding musculin — MSTGSVSDGEDTETRHKRTDAPFESSKTKRNIAQNHYASAEYSEDEFGNDGGYEVKTKRTRITAAGGKQVVKGRQIQRNAANARERARMRVLSKAFSRLKASLPWVPADTKLSKLDTLRLASSYISHLRQVLQDNHYESGFVHPVNLTWPFVVGRSEDNKDITAARQCGATS, encoded by the exons atgtccaCCGGCTCAGTAAGCGATGGCGAGGACACTGAGACACGTCACAAACGGACAGACGCTCCGTTCGAAAGCAGCAAAACCAAACGGAACATTGCACAGAACCACTACGCCTCCGCCGAGTACTCAGAGGACGAGTTCGGTAATGACGGAGGTTACGAAGTCAAGACCAAGCGAACACGCATCACTGCTGCTGGAGGGAAACAAGTTGTGAAAGGGCGGCAGATACAAAGGAACGCTGCAAACGCCAGAGAGAGGGCGAGGATGAGGGTGCTGAGCAAAGCGTTTTCCAGACTGAAAGCAAGCCTACCGTGGGTTCCGGCTGATACCAAACTGTCCAAACTGGACACGCTGCGACTAGCATCTAGCTATATATCACACCTCCGACAGGTACTACAAGACAACCACTACGAGAGCGGCTTTGTACACCCTGTCAACCTG ACTTGGCCATTTGTGGTAGGTAGATCAGAGGACAACAAGGACATTACTGCAGCCAGACAGTGTGGAGCTACATCATAG